Proteins from a single region of Candidatus Parcubacteria bacterium:
- a CDS encoding glycosyltransferase family 4 protein (Derived by automated computational analysis using gene prediction method: Protein Homology. GO_function: GO:0016757 - glycosyltransferase activity [Evidence IEA]) — protein MKTLLITCEYPPFKGGVANYYGQLVANWPEAESPEVWEIKGSWWRLISRLVKYWRKNSQALVIVGHILPLGTAAWLASRLTKGNYVVVLHGMDFSFAHKKKRKVFLSKKILGGAKKIISANSYVAGLVSTRYPDFGSKVAVVNPGVSHSGRLDEANLAPFLREKYQLGNKVILLTLGRLVARKGVDYTIKALAVLTPQEREDLAYVVVGSGPEEGDLRLLAEKTGVSVIFTGPVSENEKWSWLNLCDILIMPSREIKGDFEGFGIVYLEANLNGKPVIAGRSGGVSDAVSHGVSGLLVDPEDPAAIALAIKTLSSDPVLREELGRQGRVRALANFSWEKKAQEFYQYL, from the coding sequence ATGAAAACTTTATTAATTACTTGCGAGTATCCACCCTTTAAGGGTGGTGTCGCCAACTACTACGGACAACTAGTCGCTAATTGGCCCGAGGCGGAGTCCCCGGAGGTCTGGGAAATAAAGGGCTCTTGGTGGCGCCTGATTTCGCGCCTTGTTAAATATTGGCGGAAAAATTCTCAAGCGTTGGTGATTGTTGGCCATATTCTACCTTTAGGCACCGCCGCTTGGTTAGCTTCAAGGCTGACAAAAGGAAATTATGTGGTAGTTTTGCACGGGATGGATTTCAGTTTCGCGCATAAAAAGAAACGGAAGGTTTTTTTAAGTAAAAAGATTCTAGGTGGGGCTAAAAAAATTATTAGTGCTAATTCCTATGTCGCCGGGCTGGTGTCGACTCGCTATCCTGATTTTGGTTCTAAGGTGGCGGTAGTTAATCCTGGTGTCAGCCACAGTGGCCGTCTTGATGAAGCTAATTTAGCGCCTTTTTTAAGAGAAAAATATCAACTGGGTAATAAGGTGATTTTACTCACTCTGGGGCGCTTGGTGGCTCGTAAAGGGGTAGATTATACCATTAAGGCCTTAGCTGTACTTACCCCTCAAGAACGTGAAGATTTGGCTTATGTGGTCGTCGGTTCGGGCCCCGAAGAAGGTGATTTACGTCTTTTAGCGGAGAAAACCGGGGTGTCGGTTATTTTTACCGGCCCAGTTAGTGAAAATGAAAAATGGTCGTGGTTAAATTTATGTGATATTTTAATAATGCCGTCACGGGAGATTAAAGGAGATTTTGAGGGCTTTGGCATTGTTTATCTTGAAGCCAACTTAAATGGCAAGCCGGTAATTGCTGGTCGCTCCGGTGGTGTTAGTGATGCGGTCAGTCACGGCGTGAGCGGTTTATTAGTCGATCCGGAAGATCCAGCCGCCATTGCCCTAGCAATTAAAACTTTAAGCTCTGACCCCGTCTTAAGAGAGGAGTTGGGACGTCAGGGGCGAGTACGCGCTTTGGCCAATTTTTCTTGGGAAAAAAAGGCTCAAGAATTTTATCAATATTTATGA
- a CDS encoding hypothetical protein (Derived by automated computational analysis using gene prediction method: GeneMarkS-2+.), whose translation MKKFSLFLILTLISLSSTFSQKNFSQIFNETVELNENRFKDVNIIQPGDTVLLPARSGMGVEAWITDWPIQNNHDCMWKIAERYWSSEIPTFPIDTVTVTLPSPAPEVVKEKGLLIWVLLSLLILFIAAFVTMLITLWKKRVYRNPVIPGGLSNNAGIAANQIQSVSPSATLSKVERGKIMGEGKKKVSVMFSDGLKTISLSPGLSAYRATEVNGNISYYLQHCGNLTGVFADGRFSLPEGWYFYPDVKSNHNDTTVWESTANVFSEKKESPESPASVSDTKVNLESSVPGEKPDSDIVAAIKAIGELKSPVTRMTANDGRLNITVEFDQKK comes from the coding sequence ATGAAGAAATTTTCTCTATTCCTAATCCTAACACTCATTAGCCTGTCCTCCACATTCTCTCAAAAAAATTTCAGCCAAATCTTTAATGAAACGGTTGAATTGAATGAAAATCGGTTTAAAGATGTAAACATCATCCAACCGGGAGACACCGTTTTACTGCCTGCCAGAAGTGGCATGGGAGTTGAGGCCTGGATTACTGATTGGCCGATTCAAAATAACCACGACTGCATGTGGAAGATTGCCGAAAGGTATTGGAGCTCAGAAATTCCGACTTTCCCGATCGATACAGTGACGGTGACTCTACCCAGCCCGGCACCAGAAGTTGTCAAAGAAAAAGGGTTGCTCATCTGGGTGCTTTTAAGTCTATTAATCCTTTTCATTGCCGCTTTTGTTACAATGCTTATCACTCTTTGGAAAAAAAGAGTATACCGTAATCCCGTCATCCCTGGCGGTTTAAGTAACAACGCCGGTATTGCTGCCAACCAGATTCAGAGCGTGAGTCCAAGCGCTACACTTTCGAAGGTAGAGCGGGGAAAAATTATGGGAGAGGGGAAGAAAAAAGTGTCCGTTATGTTTAGCGACGGCTTAAAAACTATCTCCTTAAGTCCAGGATTATCAGCTTATCGAGCAACAGAAGTCAATGGCAATATCAGTTACTACTTACAACATTGTGGTAACTTAACCGGTGTCTTCGCTGATGGTCGTTTCTCTTTGCCTGAGGGTTGGTATTTCTATCCAGATGTTAAGTCTAATCACAATGACACAACAGTCTGGGAAAGCACCGCAAATGTTTTTTCAGAAAAAAAAGAAAGTCCTGAGTCTCCTGCCTCCGTCTCCGACACTAAAGTAAACCTTGAATCATCGGTTCCCGGAGAAAAGCCCGATAGCGACATCGTTGCTGCTATAAAGGCAATCGGGGAGCTGAAATCTCCGGTCACTAGAATGACCGCGAATGATGGTCGACTCAACATAACGGTTGAGTTTGATCAAAAGAAATAA
- a CDS encoding O-antigen ligase family protein (Derived by automated computational analysis using gene prediction method: Protein Homology.) — translation MKLVGKTSSLTFALLAVVSGLSILNYFFPGYSWLMLAVIGLAVFGLSLYRLEYGVLALVAELVVGSKGRLLEEGLASLRMVIFVAVMTAYLIKIIKARSLGNLPTFIKNNKTVVFFVALLFFLALGFVSGLIYSYPLTTIFADVNSWLFLALIFPIIAVYYQASASVYQRLVQVLSGALLWLIGETFFILFAFTHSLPFISDLYWWLRKTGLAEVTAAAGSWSRIFFQSHLYPALAVVILPFIKTKQRGAALALSVLSWGALILSMSRSFWLAVICAAGVGIFILLLSKKWKLAGQTLLKIIWPAILGVVLIFGTAAFPFPKPGLISVEALSDRLEVDSSEPAVASRWSLLGPLWKGIGENWLLGSGFGREIVYETSDPRFLDMQKTSTYSTYAFEWGYFGLWLKIGVLGLLAYLALLFSFLGQNLKRWRAGDDLSGALAVALLALIAIHFFTPYLDHPLGFLIWFLIWVIGASRRLEANNLPEITK, via the coding sequence ATGAAACTAGTCGGTAAAACAAGCAGCCTTACTTTTGCGCTCTTAGCAGTTGTTAGCGGCCTGTCAATTTTGAATTATTTTTTCCCGGGTTACAGTTGGTTAATGCTGGCGGTGATTGGCCTTGCTGTTTTTGGTTTATCTCTTTACCGTCTCGAGTATGGAGTTTTAGCGCTAGTGGCCGAATTAGTTGTTGGCTCCAAGGGGCGCTTATTAGAAGAAGGTCTGGCTTCCTTGCGCATGGTTATTTTTGTCGCGGTCATGACGGCCTACTTAATAAAAATTATTAAAGCCCGATCACTGGGAAATTTACCCACCTTTATTAAAAATAATAAAACAGTTGTTTTCTTTGTGGCCCTGCTATTTTTTTTAGCACTAGGATTTGTCAGCGGCCTTATCTATTCTTATCCACTTACGACTATTTTTGCCGATGTTAATAGTTGGCTCTTTTTAGCCCTGATTTTTCCGATTATTGCCGTCTATTATCAAGCCTCGGCTTCGGTCTATCAACGTTTGGTTCAAGTTTTAAGTGGCGCGCTCTTATGGTTAATTGGCGAAACTTTTTTTATTCTCTTCGCTTTTACTCATAGCCTTCCTTTTATCTCCGACCTCTATTGGTGGCTGCGGAAAACTGGGTTAGCGGAAGTGACGGCGGCGGCGGGTTCCTGGTCGCGCATCTTTTTTCAGTCACATCTTTACCCGGCTTTGGCGGTGGTCATTTTGCCTTTTATCAAAACAAAACAACGTGGGGCCGCTCTGGCTTTAAGTGTTTTATCTTGGGGCGCCTTAATTCTTTCCATGTCGCGTAGTTTTTGGTTGGCAGTAATTTGTGCGGCCGGAGTGGGAATTTTTATACTTTTACTCAGCAAAAAATGGAAGCTAGCCGGGCAAACGCTTCTAAAAATTATCTGGCCAGCGATTTTGGGGGTTGTACTAATTTTTGGTACAGCCGCTTTTCCTTTTCCTAAACCGGGGTTAATTTCAGTTGAAGCGCTATCAGATCGTTTGGAGGTTGATAGTTCGGAGCCAGCTGTCGCCTCTCGCTGGTCTTTGCTTGGCCCGCTCTGGAAAGGTATCGGCGAAAATTGGCTTTTAGGTAGCGGTTTCGGGCGTGAAATCGTTTATGAAACTTCTGATCCGCGCTTTTTAGATATGCAAAAGACGAGCACTTACAGCACTTATGCTTTTGAGTGGGGCTATTTTGGACTCTGGTTAAAGATTGGTGTTTTGGGTCTTTTAGCTTATTTAGCCTTACTTTTTTCTTTCCTCGGGCAAAATTTAAAACGCTGGCGCGCTGGCGATGATCTTTCTGGAGCCTTGGCGGTGGCACTACTCGCCTTAATAGCTATTCATTTTTTTACCCCTTATCTTGATCACCCACTCGGTTTTCTAATTTGGTTTTTAATTTGGGTTATTGGTGCCAGCCGAAGATTGGAGGCAAATAACTTGCCAGAAATAACAAAATAG
- the galE gene encoding UDP-glucose 4-epimerase GalE (Derived by automated computational analysis using gene prediction method: Protein Homology. GO_function: GO:0003978 - UDP-glucose 4-epimerase activity [Evidence IEA]; GO_process: GO:0006012 - galactose metabolic process [Evidence IEA]): MSILVSGGAGYIGSHTCVELLNNGYSVIIADNLVNSKIEVIDRIKEITGQELTFYKVDVTDEVAVEEIFSNHKIDGVLHFAGFKAVGESVAKPLDYYYNNTLSTMVLARVCLKHGVNKFVFSSSATVYGDNKSPLLETMELLPTTNPYGETKVISERILTDVALANPNFSVALLRYFNPIGAHKSGLIGESPSGVPNNLMPYITQVAKGRLEKLKIFGNDYPTIDGTGVRDYIHVVDLAQGHVLALQKLNAGAHIYNLGTSQGTSVLELLQAFEEINGLKIPYEIVDRRPGDIAECFADVGKAEQELGWESKLNIKDMCEDAWRFENNF; the protein is encoded by the coding sequence ATGAGTATTTTAGTAAGCGGCGGAGCGGGTTATATCGGCTCGCACACCTGCGTTGAATTACTAAACAATGGTTATTCCGTGATAATTGCTGACAATTTAGTTAATAGTAAAATTGAAGTTATTGATAGAATAAAAGAAATAACCGGCCAGGAACTGACTTTTTATAAGGTTGATGTTACCGACGAAGTGGCCGTTGAGGAAATATTTTCAAATCATAAAATTGACGGTGTTCTTCATTTTGCCGGTTTTAAAGCGGTGGGTGAATCTGTGGCCAAGCCTTTAGATTACTATTACAACAATACTCTTAGCACGATGGTTCTGGCTCGAGTTTGTCTGAAGCATGGGGTTAATAAATTTGTCTTTAGCTCGTCAGCGACGGTCTATGGCGATAACAAATCACCACTTTTAGAAACAATGGAGCTGCTCCCAACGACTAATCCTTATGGTGAAACAAAAGTAATAAGCGAGAGAATACTGACCGATGTCGCCCTGGCTAATCCCAATTTTTCTGTGGCCTTGCTCCGTTATTTTAATCCTATTGGTGCTCATAAAAGCGGCTTAATTGGCGAATCGCCAAGCGGCGTTCCTAATAATTTGATGCCCTACATTACTCAAGTGGCGAAGGGCCGTCTAGAAAAGTTAAAGATTTTTGGTAACGATTATCCAACTATTGATGGCACTGGCGTTAGGGATTACATTCATGTCGTCGATTTGGCTCAGGGTCATGTCTTGGCACTTCAAAAATTAAATGCCGGCGCTCATATTTATAACCTAGGCACCAGCCAGGGGACTTCGGTTTTAGAATTACTACAAGCTTTTGAGGAGATTAATGGCCTTAAAATACCTTATGAAATCGTTGATAGAAGGCCGGGTGATATTGCTGAGTGTTTTGCTGATGTTGGTAAGGCCGAGCAAGAATTAGGCTGGGAATCTAAATTAAATATCAAGGATATGTGTGAGGATGCTTGGCGGTTTGAAAATAATTTTTAA
- the greA gene encoding transcription elongation factor GreA (Derived by automated computational analysis using gene prediction method: Protein Homology. GO_function: GO:0003677 - DNA binding [Evidence IEA]; GO_function: GO:0070063 - RNA polymerase binding [Evidence IEA]; GO_process: GO:0032784 - regulation of DNA-templated transcription elongation [Evidence IEA]) — protein MSSEQIITQAGYDKLKEEYDFLTTTKRREIADRIERAKDLGDLSENAEYSEAKDAQALNEGRILELAATLKNVTVVNHQSNGEVVLGSVVSAKVDGKEKKFTIVSFNEADPLNGFVSNESPLGVAFLGKKKGAIVEVETPRGVVVYKIIKVA, from the coding sequence ATGTCTTCAGAACAAATTATTACCCAGGCCGGGTATGATAAACTAAAGGAGGAATACGACTTTTTAACCACCACCAAGCGGCGCGAAATTGCTGATCGGATTGAGCGGGCCAAAGATTTAGGTGACTTATCGGAGAATGCGGAATACAGCGAAGCTAAAGACGCCCAAGCTTTGAATGAGGGGCGGATTTTAGAATTGGCAGCTACTTTAAAAAATGTCACGGTTGTTAACCATCAGTCTAATGGTGAAGTGGTTTTAGGTTCAGTAGTCAGTGCTAAAGTGGATGGCAAAGAGAAAAAATTTACAATTGTCAGTTTTAACGAAGCTGATCCGTTAAATGGTTTTGTTTCTAATGAATCACCGTTAGGCGTCGCCTTTTTGGGAAAGAAAAAAGGTGCTATAGTAGAGGTGGAAACTCCGCGTGGAGTGGTCGTTTATAAGATTATTAAAGTCGCTTAA
- the lysS gene encoding lysine--tRNA ligase (Derived by automated computational analysis using gene prediction method: Protein Homology. GO_component: GO:0005737 - cytoplasm [Evidence IEA]; GO_function: GO:0004824 - lysine-tRNA ligase activity [Evidence IEA]; GO_process: GO:0006430 - lysyl-tRNA aminoacylation [Evidence IEA]) translates to MSEELLANSGSEREDRVKKLAALKELNIAAYPAQVHRDKMIAEFLSSFDNLIKSQEKLILAGRLRAKREHGNLAFADLEDVSGRLQLVFSKKELGPEKYKTFLKLIDVADFIQVTGTAFLTHKGESSLLVSDWTLLTKSLRPIPDSWYGLKGEEDRLRKRYLDLLLNPEKRELFIKKAHFWEVTRDFMKRHGFFEVETPTLELTTGGAEANPFKTHHDDFDLNVYLRISVGELWQKRLIAAGYEKVFEVGRVYRNEGSSADHLQEFTNLEFYWAYADYEMGMKLAQELYQEIAQEVFGRTDFETRGMKFDLAGEWPHLDYCTAVKERTGIDVLTASEEEMKAKLEELQVKYDGDNRERLIDTLWKYCRRQIAGPVFLVNHPKLVSPLAKAKADNPELTERFQIIIAGSEVGNGFSELNDPIDQAERFRLQQELIDRGDKEAMMPDWEFVEMLEHGLPPTCGFGFGERLFAFMCDKPVREVTLFPLLKPKQGE, encoded by the coding sequence ATGAGTGAAGAGCTGCTCGCAAATTCAGGCAGTGAACGGGAAGACCGTGTAAAAAAATTAGCCGCCTTAAAAGAATTGAACATTGCCGCTTATCCGGCTCAGGTCCATCGCGATAAAATGATCGCCGAGTTTTTGAGCAGTTTTGATAATTTAATTAAGTCTCAGGAAAAACTTATTCTGGCTGGACGTTTGCGAGCCAAAAGGGAACACGGTAATTTAGCTTTTGCCGATTTAGAGGATGTGAGCGGTCGTTTACAGTTGGTCTTTTCTAAAAAAGAATTGGGGCCGGAAAAATATAAAACTTTTTTAAAGTTAATTGATGTTGCCGATTTTATTCAAGTGACCGGTACCGCTTTTTTGACTCATAAAGGAGAAAGCAGTTTATTGGTTAGCGACTGGACTTTATTAACTAAGTCTTTGCGGCCTATTCCTGATTCTTGGTATGGCCTCAAGGGTGAGGAGGATCGTTTACGTAAACGTTATTTGGATTTACTGCTCAATCCCGAGAAGCGGGAGTTGTTTATCAAAAAGGCGCATTTTTGGGAAGTGACCAGAGATTTTATGAAACGTCACGGCTTTTTTGAGGTGGAGACGCCAACCCTAGAGCTAACCACCGGCGGTGCCGAAGCCAATCCTTTTAAAACTCATCATGATGATTTTGATCTGAATGTTTATCTACGCATTTCCGTTGGCGAATTATGGCAGAAGCGTTTGATTGCTGCTGGTTATGAAAAGGTTTTTGAAGTTGGCCGGGTTTATCGCAACGAAGGTTCAAGCGCCGATCACTTGCAAGAATTTACTAATTTGGAGTTCTATTGGGCTTATGCTGATTATGAAATGGGCATGAAGCTGGCGCAAGAATTGTACCAAGAAATTGCGCAAGAGGTTTTTGGTCGCACCGATTTTGAAACTCGAGGAATGAAGTTTGATTTAGCGGGTGAGTGGCCACATTTAGATTATTGTACGGCAGTTAAAGAGAGAACAGGGATTGATGTTTTGACTGCTTCCGAGGAAGAAATGAAGGCTAAACTAGAAGAGTTACAAGTAAAATATGATGGCGATAATCGTGAACGTTTAATTGATACGCTTTGGAAGTATTGCCGCCGCCAAATTGCCGGTCCGGTATTTTTAGTTAATCATCCAAAATTAGTTTCACCACTAGCTAAGGCTAAGGCTGATAACCCGGAGCTGACCGAACGTTTTCAAATTATTATTGCCGGCTCGGAAGTGGGTAACGGTTTTTCGGAATTAAATGATCCGATTGATCAGGCCGAACGTTTTCGTTTGCAGCAGGAGTTGATTGATCGAGGCGATAAAGAGGCAATGATGCCGGACTGGGAGTTTGTGGAAATGTTGGAACACGGTTTGCCGCCGACTTGTGGTTTTGGTTTTGGGGAAAGGTTATTTGCTTTTATGTGTGATAAGCCGGTGCGCGAGGTGACGCTTTTCCCGCTCTTAAAGCCGAAGCAGGGGGAGTAG
- a CDS encoding glycosyltransferase family A protein (Derived by automated computational analysis using gene prediction method: Protein Homology.) produces MISIIIPVYNQAKKIKATLESIANQTLADWEVIVVNDGSTDNLEAEFTAFLDKFSGANPFIFLNQENKGAPAARNTGLSKARGEFLLFCDSDAILDPRALELWQAALLFDSQAAFAYSAFKWGRRLFKVGSYDYDRLRREPYIHTTSLIRRSAFPASGWDEDLKRFQDWDLWLTIAAAGGYGVFVDQVLFAVSPGGHISAWLPAFSYRFLKFLPAVKKYHAAKEIIYNKHQIV; encoded by the coding sequence ATGATTTCTATTATTATTCCGGTTTATAACCAGGCCAAAAAAATTAAGGCGACTTTAGAAAGTATTGCCAACCAAACCTTAGCTGATTGGGAAGTGATTGTGGTTAACGATGGCTCCACTGATAATTTAGAGGCGGAATTTACTGCTTTTCTAGATAAGTTTTCCGGCGCCAACCCTTTCATCTTTTTAAATCAAGAAAATAAAGGCGCCCCGGCCGCCCGTAATACTGGTCTTAGTAAAGCTCGCGGTGAATTTCTCTTGTTTTGTGATAGTGATGCGATTTTAGATCCTCGCGCTTTAGAGCTTTGGCAAGCCGCTTTGCTTTTCGATTCTCAAGCCGCCTTTGCTTATTCGGCTTTTAAATGGGGACGGCGCTTATTTAAAGTTGGTTCTTATGATTACGATCGTCTCCGTCGTGAGCCTTATATTCACACCACCTCGCTTATTCGTCGTTCTGCTTTTCCGGCCAGCGGCTGGGATGAGGATTTAAAACGTTTTCAAGATTGGGACTTGTGGCTCACTATCGCCGCTGCCGGCGGTTATGGGGTTTTTGTTGATCAAGTTCTTTTTGCTGTTAGCCCCGGTGGTCATATCAGCGCTTGGCTGCCCGCCTTTTCTTATCGCTTTTTAAAATTTTTACCGGCGGTAAAAAAATATCACGCCGCTAAAGAAATTATTTATAATAAACACCAAATCGTATGA
- a CDS encoding flippase (Derived by automated computational analysis using gene prediction method: Protein Homology.), translating to MTKIPNIARSTSYLTLALIIQKIISFAYFIILTRALGLEAMGQYYTAISFTTIFGIFIDLGLANTLTREVAKKPEEVGEWLGNVIGIKIFLAGITFVIALLTAQVLGYESLVFRLILVSSLSMVLDSFSTTFFAVLRGLHTLKYESLASIVFQALVFMAGGIALYFNQGVLTAMAALVLASSFNFIFSFGAIKREVKTPWRPLFDKVAWRQIWLISWSFGLFAIAQRLYLYLDSVLLSNLADFHQVGVYQIAFKIINALQFLPLAFIASLYPAMSTYWLNNREQLAISLERALNYLTIISLPIMAGVLALDQTILNIFKAGPEALWPLRISILALFFIFVNYPVGSLLNACDRQKKNLLFISIVAATSVLLNLFLIPRAGALGASITVLITNGLMFILGVLEINKIIKYNFKKNLIILGKSLLAAAVMALIVYSGKDWLSLPGAIILGGVVYFSALYLVGGFSRADILSVKQSFKH from the coding sequence ATGACTAAAATACCAAACATTGCCCGCAGCACTTCATACCTAACCTTAGCCTTAATTATTCAGAAGATAATCTCTTTTGCGTATTTTATTATTCTAACACGAGCCCTGGGGTTAGAGGCGATGGGGCAATACTACACAGCCATTTCCTTTACGACAATTTTTGGAATCTTTATTGATTTAGGCCTGGCGAACACTTTAACCCGCGAAGTGGCGAAAAAACCGGAGGAGGTGGGGGAGTGGTTAGGCAATGTGATTGGGATCAAGATTTTTTTAGCCGGGATTACTTTTGTGATCGCCCTTTTAACCGCTCAAGTCTTAGGGTATGAGTCTTTAGTCTTCCGTTTAATTTTAGTTTCGTCCTTAAGTATGGTACTCGATTCTTTTAGCACTACTTTTTTTGCTGTTTTGCGCGGCTTACATACTTTAAAATATGAAAGCTTGGCGTCAATTGTTTTTCAAGCTTTAGTTTTTATGGCCGGCGGAATTGCCTTATATTTTAATCAAGGCGTTTTAACGGCCATGGCGGCCCTGGTTTTGGCCAGCAGCTTTAATTTTATTTTTAGTTTTGGAGCCATTAAACGAGAAGTAAAAACCCCTTGGCGTCCCTTATTTGATAAAGTGGCTTGGCGACAAATTTGGCTTATTAGTTGGTCTTTCGGCCTTTTTGCGATCGCGCAAAGACTTTATCTTTATCTAGATTCGGTGCTTTTAAGTAACCTAGCCGACTTCCACCAGGTGGGTGTTTATCAAATTGCTTTTAAGATTATTAATGCCTTGCAATTTTTACCACTCGCTTTTATCGCTTCACTTTATCCAGCCATGAGTACTTATTGGCTTAATAACCGGGAGCAATTGGCGATTTCTTTAGAACGGGCTTTAAACTATTTAACGATAATTTCACTCCCCATTATGGCCGGGGTTTTAGCCCTAGATCAAACGATTCTCAATATTTTTAAAGCCGGCCCTGAGGCTCTTTGGCCTTTGCGAATTTCTATTCTGGCGCTTTTCTTTATTTTTGTAAATTATCCGGTTGGGTCCTTACTTAATGCTTGTGATCGGCAAAAGAAAAACTTATTATTTATTTCCATTGTTGCCGCGACCAGCGTACTACTTAACCTTTTTTTGATTCCGCGCGCCGGCGCTCTAGGCGCCAGTATTACCGTTTTAATTACCAACGGGTTAATGTTTATTTTAGGGGTCCTAGAGATCAATAAAATTATTAAATATAATTTCAAGAAAAATTTAATTATTTTAGGCAAGTCGCTTTTAGCCGCCGCGGTGATGGCCTTGATTGTTTATAGCGGTAAAGACTGGCTTTCTCTTCCGGGGGCAATTATTTTAGGAGGGGTAGTTTATTTCTCTGCTCTTTATTTGGTTGGCGGTTTTTCACGCGCCGATATTTTAAGCGTTAAACAATCTTTCAAGCACTAG
- a CDS encoding MGMT family protein (Derived by automated computational analysis using gene prediction method: Protein Homology. GO_function: GO:0003677 - DNA binding [Evidence IEA]; GO_function: GO:0003908 - methylated-DNA-[protein]-cysteine S-methyltransferase activity [Evidence IEA]), with amino-acid sequence MPRKDITPFSQAVYEATRLIPLGRVSTYGTIAKFLGKPRAARAVGNALHNNPLAPQVPCHRVVMSGGHLGGFAEGIKKKKKLLETEGVICKSGRVVNWSEIFFSFK; translated from the coding sequence ATGCCCAGAAAGGATATTACCCCATTTTCTCAAGCCGTTTACGAGGCGACGCGCTTAATCCCGCTGGGCCGTGTTTCTACTTATGGCACGATTGCTAAATTTTTAGGAAAACCGCGGGCGGCGCGAGCGGTGGGCAATGCTTTACACAATAATCCTTTGGCGCCGCAGGTGCCTTGCCATCGGGTAGTTATGAGTGGCGGCCATCTTGGTGGTTTTGCCGAAGGAATAAAGAAAAAGAAAAAGCTTTTAGAAACAGAGGGTGTTATTTGTAAGTCTGGCAGGGTAGTTAATTGGTCAGAAATATTTTTTTCCTTTAAGTAG
- a CDS encoding hypothetical protein (Derived by automated computational analysis using gene prediction method: GeneMarkS-2+.) codes for MEIKIYEKEPVVLNMGHDCSLKEMIVVANYNFCNYDIKREKLPLTELSDPQKTLLVSLLSFDQRIDSKEVILQMKLKGFRPASLAELIYFEMAYPELCAGVPIIALGSVYRDSFGINSVPQFVADKNGRNLFLDLVDGDWEIGDKFLAVAI; via the coding sequence ATGGAAATAAAAATTTATGAGAAAGAGCCTGTCGTTTTGAACATGGGCCATGACTGCAGTTTAAAAGAAATGATTGTGGTCGCTAATTACAATTTTTGTAATTATGACATCAAGAGGGAAAAGCTCCCACTGACAGAATTATCTGATCCGCAAAAAACCTTATTGGTTTCATTACTTTCTTTTGATCAGAGAATTGATTCTAAAGAGGTTATTTTACAAATGAAACTTAAAGGTTTTCGTCCCGCTTCTTTAGCGGAACTAATTTATTTTGAGATGGCCTATCCTGAACTTTGCGCCGGCGTTCCCATCATTGCTTTGGGCTCTGTTTACCGAGACTCGTTTGGAATTAACAGCGTCCCGCAATTTGTGGCTGACAAAAATGGTCGTAACCTTTTTCTTGATTTAGTTGATGGTGATTGGGAGATTGGCGACAAATTTTTGGCCGTTGCTATTTAA